The genomic region taattaaatgtgaatattGTTATCCAAATCCTAATCTGAAATAGATAGAACCATCTGTTAAAGGCTTGAATCTGTTAAAATACTCGGTTACTTACATCTGTTTCTTTTTCCATGACAAAGATataaaatcaaagaagaaaatacttggttatttaaatcaatttcttttgtcaaaataaagatataaaatcaaacggtaattaaattaaagttttagttTACACATTATTAACAAGTAACAGCTTTTAAATACAACAAAAGAAAACCTTAGATAATAAAAGTCCATTTATGAAACTAAAACAACCATAAATTGATAAAGAAACAACAATCaactaaaaatgaatttggaTAATGTACCGAGTCTCTCCAAATCAAAAGTAAATTGGATTTGGATATTGGATATCCAAACATTAATACCTGAAtctgaaaaatattaaattggatACTATCACTACTccaaaattcaatccattcCCATCCCTATTTTATAAACGTCAATGTGTTCAACATGAAAATGCTATTCAATTTTCTCAGTTTGTTACCTTTTGAAGAGTTGTAGGGTTTTTTGAAgcattgtaattaaattaattatcatggGGAAATTCCAACAAATAGGTGGATCTATGAAGGAGTAATTGATGATCCATatggtgaattttttattgCTGAGAACAAGTCTCTTCAAAAGGTATATTGTTTGTATCCACGTATATTTGTGTTTCAAATTTGTGCTTTctttacttataatttttagGTTTGTAGGAGAGCCTTACTCAAGATTATGATGCTAAGTATTGGAGGCAACGTTATAGTCTCAAGAAGGACATTCCTAGCTTCCTTGCAAATATTGCTGGTACAATATTGACTACTGGGAAATATCTGAATGTCATGAGAGAATGTGGGTACAATGTTCAGGTCTGATTCTTTAAATGAGAACCTCCTTTGTCCATTTTGCTTTGTGACATACCTCTAACTAGATATTACTTTTAGGTCCCTGTGTctgaaaattctaaattaatgaCTTTTGGATCAAACCATCAATACCTTGAGTGTGTAAAAGCTGCTTATGAATTTGCCAGTGGTGAGCTCTTAAGTCTCATTAAGGAAAAGGTGAGCATGAATTGTTACTACTTAGTAATTTAAAAGCTAATtttcaagtgttttttttttggtcatccTTTAAGAGAATTTGCCAGAACTTTATCTAATTTTGACTTCCATGTCTAATGTTCCAGTATGATTTAATAGGAAAGTTGCGGTCTATAAAGCACTATCTTCTACTTGACCAggtaaatatgttaaatattgtATGCTTTGGGATGGAAATCAATCTTTATTTATGTATAGTATGGTTTTGAATGTGGTTACCAGTTATCTCTAACAGAAAGTACACAATTTGTAATTGTTTTTTCTAGTATGCTGGTTGAGATAGATAAGGACCACCTTTTGTAGATCACAACTTTTGATGAGTGTATGTCAGCGCCAAGTTTTCAATAGCCTTATGCAGGGCATGCTTGGCATTCAGTAGTCACACTAGGTTAAGTTGTGATTCGGTTTATATGATTATTAGCCAATATTTAAACCATATTGTAACCATTTGGGATTAGTTCTCAAGTTCTAACTATTTAACATGATTAGTACTTAGTTGAGCTTTGTAAAACTCTAGGACCAAAGCTTTAACTGTTCTGGTGCATGGTAATAGTAGTAGTATCATTGCTTTGGTCTTATTCTTGGCCAGCAATGGATCTAAGAGGAGAATTTATTAATGTAAGTGTTGTTCGGATAACTGCATAAAGGATTGAAACTAGAAGTTTCAAGGATTTAAAAGTTTTTCAGTCCTTGAGTGGCTTCTTAGAAGAATCTTTCAAATGAGAACATGTTGAGTGCATTCAATGAGAGGACCTACAATTGGTGAAGCCCTAAATGCATTTTCCGGGAAGCCAAGCACTTGCATTTGTAGGGATCTATACCCTTTTATATTGCTTAGAtcatcttttccattttcatcatTGACTATTGTATTTTCTATCTCTATGTTtgataattatcaaaataagttttgaaattgattggtttttaactaaaacttttacctaaaattagtaatttaatgatactaaatgaaataaatgtataaatactGAAGAATGCATAAATTGAAGATGATAATTCAATAGGGacataataaattgtaaagagaTACCAGTTGATAGATGGATAGAAAACTCCTTGAAGTATCCAAAGCTACTTTGGGAAATATTAGGTGAAAAGTATGATCTTAATATACTAAAAACTGAAAAGAGAATAAGAAATAGTTTGTGTGTATTTGGtatgggaaaaaaaaaacctattttcaattttcattttcattgaaaatagaAATGTTTGTGTGACAAGGTGGTGGCATATGCTAAAATAATATCTAGCGCATggatatttttttttaagttatagAATGGGTAACTCCCATATTTCTTCCTAAGGGATCAACCAAATTGCTTTTGCACTAGCTAGCTACTAATTGGGATTGCCAAACTCTAGGAAGTTTGACCTTGTAGAATTTCTAAAGGACCCTTACAGTAAAGGGCTTTGAGAGGCACCCTAATAATAGGGTATGCTGTTGGACCTTAACTTTGAGGGTGTTGAAGAGAGGAAATTAGGGTGCCTATTTTCCTCTCAAAGGGCTTTGAGAGGCACCCTAATTTCCTCTTGGAGGGTCCTTTAGAAGTTCTCAAAGTTGCTAAAACTCTAGTAAGTGCCTATTTTCCTCTCTTCTACACCATTTTAAGCACTTGTAAACACAACTAGTTTGGTTCAGCTTTTATTATCTCTTTGCTTGGTAAGAATAATGGAAATGGATACGGATGAAAAAACTGTTAATCCAATGTTTAAAGCTACAAAGTAGAAAAGTGGCTACCTAACCATGGGAGTAACATTTTCCTTTCTTAGCCCCCTCAATCATTCCTATCAAGAAGAGCCTGAGATAATGTGTTTGCAAAACTGAGAagatataagaaaaggaaaacacGTAGATACTTGCAGAACTGAGAAGATAATAAGAACAAGAAAACACATAGATGTTTGCAAAACTGAGAAGAACATATTGGCGGCTTTGAAAATAGTTGTTTTACTGGAAAAGTATTGACTTAGCATCATAGGGAGGGATTGATAGAGTGAGGGATAGAAATAGTTGAGAGAGGGCAGGAGTCCGAGTAGGGAGAGATAAAAGGAAGATGAAGGCAGTCTCAGATAATGCTTAAAGTGCTGGAGCATTTTGAAAATCCTTTCTATGTTTTAGACAAATAACGTAATTTGCTTTAtagattaaaatagttttaaatttgagttcTTTCTTGGAGTGATCATATGCAAACACAGCACTACATTTTGGAATAATAGGATctagaataaaattaatattctatTCCTATTCCTGTCCAACATTTAGAGAGTGATTGTATATAGTTGTGTGATAGACATATGTTTTCATAATGATTTATGTAGTCATTCTAATTCAGGTGCTATCAAATTGCAGGGTGATTTCTTGGTTCATTTTATGGATATAGCTCGAGAGGAGCTCTTGAAAAAGCATGATGAGATATCTGTAGAGAAACTGCAggttttatcatctttcctgtctttttctttgattgttCACCATGTGAGGTGCATATGACAAGGCTTCTACATCTctactcaataaaatttaaaaaggaaactgcaaaataaatgttattaaaaagGCAAGCTATCTGACATATGTGAATTTATTTCTCTTCATCCATTTTTTCTTGAATATGTAGTCTCTGCTGGATCTAGCTTTGCGTACCACGGCTGCTGCAGCAGATCCTTGTCATGAGGACTTAACATGTTGTGTGGTAAGTGGTTCCTCTGTTCCTCATTTCTTTGTATGGGAAAAACTTGGATTGTATCTATATTGTATTagtatttaatgttttaactCTCAGGAGAGGTCTTCGGTTCTCAAAGGATTGAGCAGACTGAAGGATCTTGACATCAAGAATGTTTCTCATGGTAATGATCTAGAGGAGCCAATAAGCATTACTGGTCTTGAGACATTTTCCTTGAGCTATAAggtaggcttttttttttttttttgtagttaCTGTACAATGTCTGTTCTTGCATGAGTCTTCAAATTACAAGTTAATTAAAGGGACCTACTTGCAGGGAGTATAGCCATTGTTAGTGAGTCTCTTGAATGTTGTGATTTcttttaaggttaaaatgttttagtaaaattatatttggttCTTCCAATATTTTCTGGATTGTGTTTAAACTTCTTTTTCAAGGTGAAATAATAGTCAATCGTAAGAATTACATGATTTGCGTGGTAGTTTCTCGGGGTGTGCACTTTTACTTTGGTTAAATAAAAAACAGACCAAGAAATtgatttctaacttttttttttgaaaccaaACCAAACTATATTATAATGAAAACACAATTGAAGTAATTTAGTTTGCTTGGGTTTCTTATTTGGTTTTGAccaaataagcaaaaaaaaagaaaagaaatcaaataattaaaaattaaaggagtCCTCAATTCAAGTAAAATATAAAcagttaaaataaaaacaagagtCTTCTGTTCACTGAATGGCTTCAGTGTTTTGGGAATTCATTCTCTTCTCATTCTCCCAACACTAGAGTCATGCAACAAATTCAAGTCAAATATAAacagttaaattaaaatagaaaacaacaGTCTAAGTGCCTGTTCTGTGAATGGCTTCAGTGTATTGGGAATTCATTCTCACCTCATTTCCCCCAACACTAAAGTCATGCAACAGATGAAGCCTGCCTAAATGGGCAACTAAGAACTGAATTTGTAGCATCATAAATATAAACTGGTTCACATAAAACACTTTAGAAAACACAGTAAATGATAGTACGTAATACATaggtttctttgtttttgaCCAAATCGTGCTCTGCCCTAGTTGTTTCTTTATACTTGCTTGATGGTTTATTGTGAGTGGAAGCTCCTTATATTGTAATCCATTGGTGACATCACTTTTACATCATTTTACGGTGCAACCATGTATTTTCATCCTTATGCTCATGATATTTTGTGTGTTTTCAGATTCAGTGGCCACTGTCAATTGTTATAACAAGAAAAGCTTTAACAAAATATCAGTTGATTTTCCGCTTCCTTTTTCATTGTAAGCATGTGGAACGCCAGCTCTGTGGGGCTTGGCAAATGCATCAAGTATGGACTTGAACTTATTGTTGTATTCTGGCGACCTTCTATGTGTTTGCTCTATGCTATCCTATAACTTCAACAAATTTTGCAGGGAGTTCGTGCTCTTAATTCTCATGGAACTGCCATCTCTAGATCATCTCTCCTCTGTCGTAGCATGCTGAGATTTATTAACAGTCTTCTGCATTATCTAACATTTGAGGCAGGTTTCTTTGTATCCTTTGCACCATAGCAGCTCTGAATACTTTTGTAAGGCCTAGAAGGAACAGCTCATGAAGTCAGACGAGTCTTACATACTCTTTATCTTCCATTCAACTTTATTTCAGTTTTGGGCATGACTGAACCTCAGTATTCCTTTACTTTGGGAAATCTCTGCATTTGTGGTAGTCAAAGCCACTAGCAAGATGGACTTTGGGTTTTGACTCTTAGCTTTATCAGGGAAAGGCACAAAAAAGGATGAGGAAGAAAATATGAACTTATATTGAGATGTTCAATTAGTTGGCTTGGTGCTTTTAAGTAACATTCTTGAAATCCTTCTTTTCAGGTTCTTGAACCCAATTGGCATGTGATGCATGGTAGACTCCAGACTGCAAAAAGCATTGACGAGGTATTATCCTAATTAGACTTCTAAATGCTGCATAtctgtttttaatataaaatataatttttttggtgaTAAACTAGTGCATCACAAGTTATATTTGAACATCCTTCCATTTGTAACAGGTCATCCAGCATCATGATTTTTTCCTTGATAAGTGTCTGAAAGAATGCTTACTTCTTTTGCCTGAACTGATAAAGGTTTGTTGCTTCTCATTTATCAGTATTTTTGGGACAGCTTTTAATAAATTGGACATGCTAGTCTGTTGCTATTTGTTAGACTAAAATGgtgtttatattattagaatctAATAAGAACTGGTGAATGaagcatatttcaatttttgaagtgaaaaaaaagATGTAGTTGGAAACGAAGTCTGAAACAGCCCTTGAATACACAAGATTCGATTGTGGGAAATTCACTTTCATTATTCATGTTTGTTTTTACTGTCACAGAAAGTGGAGAAGTTGAAATCATTGTGCCTACAATATGCAGCAGCAACACAATGGTTAATCTCGTTGTCTATTGACATTCCCAAGTTAGATGAGCAGTCTGATGGTTCGGTTGGCTCAGGAAAATTGAAATCAAAGAATCCATCTCAAGTGCAGAAAGTCATGACTAGAAACTCAGCCGTTACTGATTCCATTCTGTAAGTGTGGAGAATGGGTGGCTATGATGACCTGTTTCTCTCATCACTCTAACTTGAACTAATATACATTGCAGTAAATTTGAGAGAGAATTCAATGCTGAGCTTCAGAGCCTGAGACCAATTTTGAGCAGCAGCTCCCAAGCAGAACCATATTTGACACATCTTGCACAGTGGATACTTGGTGCTGGAAATGATCAGTAAGTTCAAATATTGTGTTACATGTGCTTTAGGTAGGGATTATTGTTTGTGTTGTGTTTTGTCTGTatctttgtttcttctttataCTGCATTTTTTAGGTCTCTAATTTCACAAAACAATTGCTTGCTATATATTTAGTAAAACTGTGATGTGGTTGAAAATTTGGGTTACATCTTCTATTAGATTTTTATTCGGGTAAGTCTTTTTCTTTATTGCATGTtatctatcaaaatatatattattgttgatTTTGGAGTAACATTTTGTGATATtgatattctaattaaatttgtatattaatatcaaaactatcggcacaaatatataaatcaatttgTTAAACAGTTTACTAcaaaacattatatatatatatatatatatatatatatatatagaacaATCGATGAACTCTAATCTTCGATATGTATTGTTTTAAGGTTCTTATGATTTATGTTTATACATGAATACGTATGTGAATATAATTATAGGATTGTAATTTCATAAGAATGAACAAATGATTATATTTtcttaagaaatataaaatttaaattcagaATTGGTAAGACAATGTCAAAATAAGCTATTACTAGTTAATCGCTCAATTATCTATCGTGTTGGTTTAGGTTTTTTAATGGattaaaattactttatatattaaaaaacacctTGAAGTTGTCCCTGCGAGTCTCAAAATCTGAACTTTGCTATTCCAATTTAAGTCTCATTGTTTCTTATATAATCTTTTATAGgtatggttaaattattttatggctTCAACGTAAAAGTTccaaattttgacaatttttttcgtgaaaaataaatttaattaagtcctCAAGTTTTCGAATTGTATTGATTAGGTTCTTTGATCAACATCAtcaagaatttttttcttttatattataaaaatattttaattcttttaaaaattataaatttgtaaaaatttattaaaattataaaatgttaaataaaatttaaaaataaaatgtattaaaatctttcaaaatttagttCTAGAATGAATTTGTACATGATTTTCTGAATCTTTTGGAATTTTGACAACTATGTGTCGAGATTTATTCaggatgattttaaaattataaaaattatttttaatataataaattttaaattgttcattcttcaagttatttgattatttttttatatttaagactctattaaaatttagtaattttaaaatccttctaaattgttctttttgttcaagtaaaataaaaaactttatatgaaatattcgtagaaatagtttatttttcttttagattCTATTACTTAAGGTCAAGTACATTTAGTGCTACATTTGTCAGAGAATAATCGggatacatttatttttaaattctatgagtagaattaataaaactacaaaaaaattatatatgtatattttatatatgtatttttatagtCTAAAAgtactataaaattaaaacatcaatactagtcatataatttttttttaagaaaagtaacttttaaaacatcaatactagtcatataatttattttatacatgttCATAGGTCGGGTTACTCGCCTAAGTTCGAAGGCTATCCCAAAATTTGGGAGAGTTTGagcaaaaatattatatcagaaaaatgagtttggacaaaaaaattaaggtcATTTAAAATATAGACCGGGCTcgagcttgaacattcaaggcccgAGCTTGTCCCAACTTAGCCCATTTGGTTTTCaagaaagaataaatatttcaaaagtgAAATAAGTATTTGGAGagaaaatatgaataataaaatttgataaggattaaattgtgaaaatctgAAAGTTGGAGGACTAAAAGTATAGATTTACCATTTTAGGAAAAGGagcgaattttaaaaatattttttattattttaaaaatatgtattgataTGTGGAGTTGGAAAATCAAGAtatgggctaaattgaataaagtggaAAAGTATAGGTTTTAAAGTGTAAATTTCCCATTTTATATGAAAAGGacctaaatataattttaacatatttaattgaTATCTGGAGACATAATCACGAGATTAGAATATCTAAGTGTTGAGGTGTAAATGAGAGAGAATTTATGgaaattaaggttaaaatgtgGTGAAATTTGATTGGTTGGtgaaatatggactaaattgaaataaaaagaaaagtgtagAATCTTATACACATGTGGAAGGTTGAATGGTGGCAGCTTGagacaacaaaaataaaagggaaagaaaggaaagaaagaagggaggaagaaagaaagaaaagaaaagaaaaagagagaaaagaaaggaaaagttTTCATgcatttttcttgaatttttccttaaaaccatAGCCAAATTTCATATCCTAGAGTGTTACGAAAATATTTTCTACCATGAAAACTACTTAGTTGAAGAAGGAAGTGAAGGAaaagcttgagaaagtgaagaaaaagtaaaggaTAAAGGTaagattttatgattttttaaggttttcatgctattttgatttgaaatcatGAAAAGATTATGTTGGATACAAGATAATGGTTATGTTTTGTATATGTATGCATGGAGAGAAAGAGGAAAAGATGCAGGAAAGGTGATTAAAGTAAATGAAAGCTTTGAATTGAAAAGAGAAAGGTTAAGTTCAAGTGAAGAGAataagtaaatacttaatttgtcacaccccaaaatttggcctagaagttttgagggaaaaatagGAATCTTAGCCCAAATGTGTTCGAAATTTTGTAAGTTtgataatcaataattttttcGACAATGGCTATTaggaaattaaatcaatttctaaaaatggGTTCTTAcaacctttaattttgaaaatgggactgatttgtaaaagagtaaaaattgagagtttttatgaagcaatttaACTAGTTTTTAAACTCAACCTAAAACCCCCCCATTCTCCAAATTGTTCATGACAGAAAAACTCCCCTTGTTGTGTTGCCGTCCCTTCTACTCTCTCATCTCTCCCAATTGATTTTTGCTTCCAAATCTTAATTCCTATTGATTTCTACCATCAACCTAACCATAAATCTTGATTGAAACCAAGAAAAACATCTAAAAGTCTCAttaatttcatcttcttcacctGTGGGTTTCCCGAATTTGCGTCAAAGCCGTTTTTCTCTCATCAAAATTAACCAGTCATCtttctattagttttaaatgatatctagTCTCTTAAACTGAATTTCTAGCCATTAAAACACatgtttgaaataaaagaacaaaattgggtcgttaatggtggattttaggATTGTGGGTTAAAACATGGTTTCAAggtaattttaaacttattttaatataattataaggtttctaaagttttttttgaagtttcattaatgatttctcaagttttaatgaatttttgtcaTAATAGCCATTGTACgtcaaaaaatttcaataccttgaaatgtgtaattttgaatagtttaaagGTTGTGAATTAGTCGTTGATGAATATGTAGACGAATGGAATTTGTTTCGTCCGAAAAGATCAAGTGTAGGCCGAGATATACGAATTTAAAGTTTTCTATGTTGAAGGTTTCGATTAGAAGAGAACGTAGCTTAGACTATTGTTTTAGACTATTTAAGGTAAGTTAATGAGTGATCGTTGATTGCATGATTGTGTGGTTTGTCTTGTTGAAGTATCGGAGTCAATAGGACCTTCAATGAGTAGAGACAAAGGCAAAGAAAAAAGCTTGTCTGAGCTTTTGCCTTTCCGGCGAAAGCGTATTTTTGGTTAGTGTTTTGGAATCGCTACTCATAGATGATTCATTGtgtaattgggaatttagaggtaGCCTAAACCTCTACTCTAAATTTCGACTGTAAGTGTTATCACACCTATGATTAAATGTGATATATTTGTGCTTGTGCAATGGTGaaaatatgaacatatatgAGATGCTATGACATGTGCCATAAGCTTATAATGATTGTTGTGAAAGAGAATATGTGGGTATGTTATTCATGCCATGTGACAATAAATATGTGGGTATGTTTCCATACCTTGTGACAGTGATTATAATGTGCTAATGATGTGAATATGCAGTGAATATGAGTGAAAAAATGataagtaaatatgtgataataatgtggttattttggccttgtgatcttatgagaccgttggatatagttagCATGTCATAATATTGTGAGTACTCGTCTTTGTGATGTGATTTTTAggctaagctccattcaccgGGATATGTGTGTTTGGTGTGTTAGTTGTATActtcacttatgggacatgttcgactctatgagttattttggtgtgttggagattcgTGTATCCAATAtgtggtgatagagtccacttTATATTTCATAACCTCAAGAGCCAAACTATCATAAAACGTGA from Gossypium raimondii isolate GPD5lz chromosome 1, ASM2569854v1, whole genome shotgun sequence harbors:
- the LOC105783947 gene encoding gamma-tubulin complex component 2 isoform X2, whose translation is MDLALQEFAKRIFPLCESYLLIDEFVESRSQFKHGLVNHAFAAALRAFLLDYQAMVAQLEHQFRLRRLSIQGLWFYCQPMMGSMQALSTVIRKVSANNYAGSAVLNLLQSQAKAMAGDSAVKSLLEKMTHSASNAYLSILERWIYEGVIDDPYGEFFIAENKSLQKESLTQDYDAKYWRQRYSLKKDIPSFLANIAGTILTTGKYLNVMRECGYNVQVPVSENSKLMTFGSNHQYLECVKAAYEFASGELLSLIKEKYDLIGKLRSIKHYLLLDQGDFLVHFMDIAREELLKKHDEISVEKLQSLLDLALRTTAAAADPCHEDLTCCVERSSVLKGLSRLKDLDIKNVSHGNDLEEPISITGLETFSLSYKIQWPLSIVITRKALTKYQLIFRFLFHCKHVERQLCGAWQMHQGVRALNSHGTAISRSSLLCRSMLRFINSLLHYLTFEVLEPNWHVMHGRLQTAKSIDEVIQHHDFFLDKCLKECLLLLPELIKKVEKLKSLCLQYAAATQWLISLSIDIPKLDEQSDGSVGSGKLKSKNPSQVQKVMTRNSAVTDSILKFEREFNAELQSLRPILSSSSQAEPYLTHLAQWILGAGNDQ
- the LOC105783947 gene encoding gamma-tubulin complex component 2 isoform X1 → MGLVENYELYEILGLHIFGRNMQHELILIDDLLFALVGIEGRYISIKRVHGKADVVSFQVDASMDLALQEFAKRIFPLCESYLLIDEFVESRSQFKHGLVNHAFAAALRAFLLDYQAMVAQLEHQFRLRRLSIQGLWFYCQPMMGSMQALSTVIRKVSANNYAGSAVLNLLQSQAKAMAGDSAVKSLLEKMTHSASNAYLSILERWIYEGVIDDPYGEFFIAENKSLQKESLTQDYDAKYWRQRYSLKKDIPSFLANIAGTILTTGKYLNVMRECGYNVQVPVSENSKLMTFGSNHQYLECVKAAYEFASGELLSLIKEKYDLIGKLRSIKHYLLLDQGDFLVHFMDIAREELLKKHDEISVEKLQSLLDLALRTTAAAADPCHEDLTCCVERSSVLKGLSRLKDLDIKNVSHGNDLEEPISITGLETFSLSYKIQWPLSIVITRKALTKYQLIFRFLFHCKHVERQLCGAWQMHQGVRALNSHGTAISRSSLLCRSMLRFINSLLHYLTFEVLEPNWHVMHGRLQTAKSIDEVIQHHDFFLDKCLKECLLLLPELIKKVEKLKSLCLQYAAATQWLISLSIDIPKLDEQSDGSVGSGKLKSKNPSQVQKVMTRNSAVTDSILKFEREFNAELQSLRPILSSSSQAEPYLTHLAQWILGAGNDQ